Below is a window of Syngnathus acus chromosome 8, fSynAcu1.2, whole genome shotgun sequence DNA.
TGACAAGGTCGAGTAGCCTGGCGTAGGATGCGTACGACAGCCGAGACAAACCCGCGCGCAGAAATGGGTCTGTCTGGATCTGTATATAGCAGAAAGACCTTTTTTTAGATCGAACGGATGGGAATGACGACAagatgagaagaaacacacgACATTACCTTATTGTTGATGGAATCGGCTTCGGCCGACAGCACTTCAACAAGCTGCTGCACCACTAGTTCTTTGTCATCCGCAACTTTAAAAACAGGAATAGGTTTAGTACATGTACAAAGCAAATCTAAAATAATCCATACATGGGTACGCAGCaatgtttgattttcattGGTTCCTTTTCattcgttttatttttaatattacatGACATTATTACAAATTATTTCTGCGACTACTGCGTGTTTTTTAACCcctctgttattaaaaaaatcgaacatttGATATAGAAAATGAATCTAATTTTCtatataaaatttgaaatatcaAACATTTTGTACGTCTCCAATTGACCTCATGCAGCATCATGGTTATGACTTACGGGAAAAATGAtggttgtaaaatattttgtgataaTTACAAAGCCAATGAGCGTTTTCGCAATTGCTCCGCCTTGGCCAAATGACGAAGCAGATCGCTCGAGGTTTGGTGAAAAGGTCTATTGGACGTTCCTGACAGAGGCTCGGTCAGCCAGTAAGCAATTCATATTGTTGACGGTGTGCCGTGTGGTTTGATGTGGGTGGATCAAACCTGGCCGACAGGTTTTTGACTTTGCGCTTGATTGCAATTGCTTTGTTATTTCCTTGTATGTATCTGAGCAAACGTATTACCCGATGGAGCctgtgcggcggcggcggcggcgggtggGGGGCTCACGCTGCCTTTACAGCTGGGCCTTTTTAGGCTGGCAGACTTTTGGGCAATCTTTTCCAGCTTCTCCGCAACTTCATAGTAGAAAGCAGGAGGGTGATCTATGTGCCCaaggaacaacaacaacacaatcatgACGTTCTGTAACTTTGTGGTGAATGGGTTGAGGTACATTTACTTTTGTAAGTGAGAAACTTACTTGGGGAAACAATGATTGGTATGAGCTCAGCTGTTTTGTCAAACACCAACGTAGAAGGCCTCTGCGGTGGAGCTCCGGGTTCCTTTTGTCCTTCATTCTCCTCCCTCTCctttcctctctctttctcctttGCCTTATCCTTCTCTAGCTTTATCTTGAAAATCTTGGAAAGCCTTTTTCTAATCTTCTTTCTGCTCAGTCTTTTGCTCTGTTTCTTTTCGCCGCCGTCGTCATCTTCGGACGTAGAGGAGGGAGACCAAACGTCTTCCTGCGGGTAAACGGTTTCTCTGTGTTTAAAgaccttttttgttgttgttcccaCCTCCCATTTGTGTCTCTTGCTTACCTCCGATAGCTCCCTGATGTTTGGTGCTTGGGGCTTGCTGTCCGTTTCTAAAGTACCTTTCCCATCTTTGGTAAATGAGCGCACAGTATTACGGCGGTTCAGCTGCTTGAGGAAGCCCTTAAAGCCCGTCTTCTTCTCATCTCCTGAGCTTTGCTCTTCGGCCTGAGAATCCCATCCATCTTTTACCTTTGGTTCTGGCTTGATGCTAGCACTGTGAGTTACGTAATAATTGATTAGCAGATGATGTGTAGCAGATGTTTCTGACTCCATAAACTAACTTTATGTTTCAGCAGGTGGACACGCCATCAGTGTGCCCTTGAGTGATGATAAAATTACCTGTACTTGTTTGTATCCTTATAAGCCCCTCCAACTCTGCCAGGTCGCTCTACAGGTGGGACGGACAGCACTCGATGGAGGAAAGCTTGAAGCACAAGACGGCTCTCAGCTTTAATCTCAAGCAAAGAGATGGAGGTCACGGAGGAAGAGCGATCCATAGACATCACTATAGGTAAAACAGAAAAGTGGATGAGGAAATgtattgaattttgttttttgatgaatattttggtAGCAAAAGAACACCTGAAGAAAATTTCAAACTTGAAATATGTTCAGTTAGCGAGATATCATTTTGTTCAACCAactctgtcattttaaatgaagtGAACATGTTAATTTTGTTACATTTCCTGACTCCACACATGTACAGGTAGAAGAAGCTACAGTAACTCCATACGTGGATCAAATAGCTTTTAAataccttcttcttctttttttacaagcaGTTTTAAGGGTTTGTAATATAGTTACATATGTAAGGAAAAAGGAAACTAAAATTTCACTTCCTGAATTATCCCCTGGTTATGCTACCTAAGGCCTAAATTAGAGCAGTTCTTCCCAAACACATTGCCACAGTGTAGCAAGAGCACTCGACAATGACTACTATAGCAAacactgtgtttttgttgatctTTTTACTCCGGTGAAGTTCAGTGACAGGCAAAACGGTTTAATGCTTTTCCAAATGATTGCTGAAGATACTATTAACCTGTGTATCCACATGTTAACATCCATAAAGCCAAAAATAGTCACACCTTGACTTATGCATGCCCAAGCGTTTCAATTTACAAGTCTCTTCTTTACTTGAACCGATTAATTATCATTTCAATTGATTTAATGGCCGCTATTTCCTAAAGGGTGAATTTAATTACGAGCTTATTTTCCACATGATGTCACTCTTGGGGATTCCCACCATACAGCGCCCTTCCCTTCACTTCATTCTCCTTTTAGCAGTTTGTTTGACAGATTATTTGTGTTATTaacttgtctttttcttgCCTGTCGCCCTGCCTCCAGCAGTGTGGACAACAACTTTGCCGCATTAATAGTACAATAATAATGCAGTAGTTGTAAAAGTTCTGCAAGTTGATGTCTAACTCATTTTGTTCTGGAGTGACCACGTGACTACTTAAACAGGAGATTAATACCGTCACACTccaaagtttatttttgtgatcaTTTTTAAAGTAGCACTCTTTGAGTAGCAGGCAAATGCCGTATATTGATACGATTccgaaaataaacaaaccgaaaataaacaattgtgACGTTGCAAAACTGTGACGTCACGGGGACCCATTTTCAATGTAGCTGATACTACACAGATTTCTTGCACACTTTTCACAAAACTCTCCTTTTGTCTACATACCACTCCGTCTCACTACTTGAGACAGCTCattggctttaaaaaaaaaatgtaataaacgAAAATGGAAGGTTTAAGGTGCCGGTTTCGTTCGACCGCGGTCTCGCGTGAAACATTCCCGGAGACGCcccaaagtaaaacaaaatctaattggggggaaaaagagcagtgattaaattaaacaaataatgTCGACGTTGCATATAATTTacctttcatttaaaatgaaaatattaaacCGAACCGAACAAGCGACGTGGGTGATACTCAAACTTTAAAACAGACAttacaaaacatttccatAATTGTTGAGCACGATAAACATAAATGATACGTTTGAGTATAATTACCTTGTTGAGTCAGTGTCCTCCCTCGCCTCTGATCGCGCTCGAGATTTGCGCCGTCTCGTCCCGACTATGCAGTTTGTATAGTTGTTAGTTGTGATCGTTCCGCAGAAACGCAAGTGGGCGGGGCCTGGATTGAAGCCTTCCAAAACTTGCCACAAATACTTTGGATGTTGTTGTCACTGCGTGCCACTAGATGTCAACTTTGGACgttttttaatatacattGACAATGTATCtattgaaatcttttttttttttttttatttcacttaaTATTTGTTaacccccctccaaaaaaaaaaaaagcctataTTATGATGATTTGTCAGCCTGTTTTTTTGCCTggctcaaagcaaaaaatatgtTACAATGAAACATCAACTATTGTAGTGAGAATAAATACTTTAATGCCGttcttgaaataaaaacagaccaagcAAGAAAAATATAGTGCagtataattttattattgttcacATTTGCCATCAAAACTGTATTAGAGTTGAATCTATAATAGGCTTCCTGTATTTTTGCATTGTTCATATTTTTCCACATGCACAGCAGAAGTGACACATTCACCTTGTGAAAGGAACATGGTGTTGCCTTCACCTTCCTCAGTTGGTTACCTGCTTTAACAAATCATACAATTAAATTGATGACCCTATCCCATCCATAAAATCAAGAGTATAACGTGAATTTGGCCATACACCAGAAGTGTACTTAGTTTCttacaatgtaaaataatcattcgtataataatcatcatcaacGATGGAGCGATGAATTTTCGGCCGTTATTACTTGGTACAACTCCCCCCAAACCAGTCCAGCGTCCGTGCGGAATCAAGACGCTGGTACAAGGATTGGGAGTAGCCACACCAAGAAATCATCAAATTGGTATGCTAGCACcatatatttataaaagtaTAGGTCAAATACAGTTTATAAAACAAGTACTTATACATATGCAGCAGAAGGTCTGATTCACTTGCACAACTGCAGTACATTTGAGCTTATGCTGTCTACATTAGAAACCAAGTTTTCAAGTGTAAGTTACCAACGGCCTTCTTACCTCCGGGCACCACGTGAGAAGTCTTCAGTGCAGCCTTCTGCCCTCTGTCCTCTTCCCAAAGCCTTTTCTATCCTCCTGTAAGCCCCCCCTCACTGGGTCTTAATCATAGAAAGGACCAatagtgagcgagcgagcgagcgaggcaaCAGGGTGAGGCACTTCCTGTGTGACAGGAAGCTAACAACAAACACCCAGAGACCATGGAAGGGGGTTGGTGGAGCTAATGAGAGATGGAGATAAAAAGATGCAGATGTTTGATGGCTCCGAATAGAGCTCAAGAGGCCAGGAAAAGGTCAATGCGGCTATTTAACACCGACACTGCTCAAGTCTCGTTGAACGACAGGTTCATACATTTTGGGACATCCACACATTTGGCTCTAAACACCACCACAATGAATTTGAAATTTCATCCCAGCTTAGTCAGTTCTCTGTTGCAACGGTCTTCCATTATTGATTGTTCTTGGGACATTTTCACTTCAGATTGGTCTTCAGCACATAAGATCGAGTTGGCCATGCCAGTTGTTTTCCTTCAAACAACTATTTGGTTGCTTCCACTGTATGTTTCGGGTCATTGTCTGTAAATTGGCAAAGATTTGACTGAATGTGAGCCTGAAACGCTTTTTCTAGCTAATAGCGGTTACATTAAGAATAAACACAATGGGAACCAATTCCGTTTCTTATAATACTTGGATCAAATTTCTATCGAATCCTTTCATCTAGTTAGATTTCCTTTACTGgtgttcattttcacattcagTCTTTTGGGTGCGGATTATTCAAAACATAAATTTGCCATAAACATTTGCCATTGTTAGGTTATGGGACCACTCATTGCTTTTCATCTCAAGGAAATGGCCTCTAAAATCTGGGAATATAGTCGTGATGCAAATAAGCAATTTGGCCAAGGGTGTGTTAAATATGGAGAGAATGAGCAGAGGGCATCAGGATGGGAAAAGATTGCCGGCAAATGGGAAGGGTGCTGATGGAGCGATACAGCATGTTTGACAAACTCAAGGAGTGCGGATAAACACCAGTTAAATGCTCTCGATAACTACAGGGCGGCTTCTCCGGAGGGGATTGTTGTTTAGGACACTTTTTTGTTATCTTTTCGCTGCATCCTCTTGCACTATCAATACAAAATGAACTCTTCGTGTCACCATAGCAACACAACTGTGTCTAACGTTAAATGAGAAGAAAGAAACGACACAGTCTATGTACGCTACAGACAGATTGACAACTGATCATGCTTATAACTCTGCTGCTTGTGCCTATTTTGACACTAGTGATTCTAAGATGTAAAAGACATAGCTACTACTAATGATACGAatcattat
It encodes the following:
- the bcl2l12 gene encoding bcl-2-like protein 12; the protein is MSMDRSSSVTSISLLEIKAESRLVLQAFLHRVLSVPPVERPGRVGGAYKDTNKYSASIKPEPKVKDGWDSQAEEQSSGDEKKTGFKGFLKQLNRRNTVRSFTKDGKGTLETDSKPQAPNIRELSEEDVWSPSSTSEDDDGGEKKQSKRLSRKKIRKRLSKIFKIKLEKDKAKEKERGKEREENEGQKEPGAPPQRPSTLVFDKTAELIPIIVSPNHPPAFYYEVAEKLEKIAQKSASLKRPSCKGSVSPPPAAAAAAQAPSVADDKELVVQQLVEVLSAEADSINNKIQTDPFLRAGLSRLSYASYARLLDLVTSTQESDLTFLQPMSSPTSSPTSSPTLRRMAVTMEVSRRIVTATGVHRMQGYAECYMETFAPWLKSQGGWENVVEMKDSVEYD